DNA from Pseudomonas putida:
GCACGGGGATCATGGCCGGCGCTACGTGCCCGATCGAGGTGATGCGCCGGGTGATTGGCGAGATGCACATGGCCGAGGTGCAGATTGCCTACGGCATGACCGAGACCAGCCCGGTGTCGCTACAGACCGGCGCCACTGACGACCTGGAGCGCCGCGTGACCAGCGTGGGGCGCACCCAGCCACGGCTGGAGAACAAAGTGATCGACAACGACGGCGGCACAGTGCCGCGCGGTGAGATTGGCGAGCTGTGCACGCGTGGCTACAGCGTGATGCTGGGTTACTGGAACAACCCCAAGGCCACGGCCGAGAGCATCGATGAAGACGGCTGGATGCACACCGGCGACCTGGCAGTGATGGACGAACAAGGCTATGTGCGGATTGTCGGGCGCAGCAAGGACATGATCATTCGCGGCGGTGAGAACATCTACCCGCGTGAGCTGGAAGAGTTCTTCTTCACCCACCCAGCGGTGGCCGATGTGCAGGTGATTGGCGTGCCGTGCAGCAAGTATGGCGAAGAGATCGTCGCCTGGGTGCGGCTGCACCCAGGGCATGCTGCCAGTGAAGAAGAACTGCGAGAGTGGGCCAAGGCGCGAATTGCGCACTTCAAGGTGCCCCGGTACTTCCGCTTTGTCGACGAGTTCCCGATGACGGTGACCGGCAAGGTGCAGAAGTTCAGGATGCGCGAGATCAGCGTCGAGGAACTGACTGCCAATTGATGTAGGGGCCGGCACAGGCAGCAGAGGATCTCAGCCTTGCAGCAGTTCCGGGCTGTTGAAGTTGCTTAGCCGACAATCATCGTCGGCACACGCCAGCCCTTGCACCGCCTCGCGCAGCAAGGCCTTCTGCAAGCTCCGCTCACCCGCCGCCCAGGCTTGTTCCAGCACCGGCAACACCCGTTTTGGCAGCACGCTGAACATCGGCTGCCAATACTCACCCTGACGCACCATCGCCGCACTGTCATTGGCCTTCGCCAGCCGCAGCAGGTCTTCGATCAACACCTGATCGACACGTGGTGCATCGCAGGCCAGCAGCACAACCCATTCATGCCGTGCCACCTTGAGCCCGGCAATCACTCCCGCCAAAGGCCCGGGGAAGTCCGCCTCGGCATCGCCCACCACCTGGTCGGCATACGCCCGGTAGGCCTCCTGGTTACGGTTGCAGGAAATCACCAGGTCGTCGCTCAGCGGGCGCACCACTCGCTGTACATGCGCCACCAAGGGTTCGCCCTGCCAGTCGATCAAACCCTTGTCGCGGCCGCCCATACGCTGCCCGCGACCGCCGGCAAGGATGAGGATGGAGCAGGGGGGAAATGCATCAGGCATGAAAAAGGGTTCCGGGCAGTCATTGCCGGGAACCCTCCCATTTCACGCGGGGCTTGTCCAGTCAGCTTTCACCGGCCACCGGATGCGTGGCAGCGTTTTGCGTCTGGCGC
Protein-coding regions in this window:
- the mobA gene encoding molybdenum cofactor guanylyltransferase MobA — its product is MPDAFPPCSILILAGGRGQRMGGRDKGLIDWQGEPLVAHVQRVVRPLSDDLVISCNRNQEAYRAYADQVVGDAEADFPGPLAGVIAGLKVARHEWVVLLACDAPRVDQVLIEDLLRLAKANDSAAMVRQGEYWQPMFSVLPKRVLPVLEQAWAAGERSLQKALLREAVQGLACADDDCRLSNFNSPELLQG